A window of the Actinobacillus genomosp. 1 genome harbors these coding sequences:
- the nrdB gene encoding class Ia ribonucleoside-diphosphate reductase subunit beta: MAYTTFSQNKNDQLKEPMFFGQNVNVARYDQQKYELFEKLIEKQLSFFWRPEEVDVSQDRIDYQSLPEHEKHIFISNLKYQTLLDSIQGRSPNVAFLPLVSIPELETWIETWTFSETIHSRSYTHIIRNIVNDPSIVFDDIVTNEEIIKRAKDISCYYDDLIRDSQLYTLYGEGCYTVDGKQYQVTLRNLKRQLYLCLMSVNVLEAIRFYVSFACSFAFAERQLMEGNAKIIKFIARDEYLHLTGTQNMLNIMASGQDDPEMAQIAEECKQEAYELFVAAAEQEKEWAAYLFKDGSMIGLNEDILVKYVEYITNIRMQAVGLPRPFATSSNPIPWINAWLVSDNVQVAPQEVEVSSYLVGQIDAKVDTDDFDNFEL, from the coding sequence ATGGCATACACCACTTTCTCACAAAATAAAAATGATCAATTAAAAGAACCGATGTTTTTCGGGCAAAATGTCAATGTCGCCCGTTATGACCAACAAAAATATGAATTATTTGAAAAGTTAATCGAAAAACAGCTCTCATTTTTCTGGCGTCCGGAAGAAGTCGATGTTTCGCAAGATCGTATCGACTACCAATCATTGCCAGAACATGAAAAACATATTTTTATCAGTAACTTAAAATATCAAACATTACTTGATTCCATTCAAGGTCGCAGCCCGAACGTAGCATTTTTGCCGTTAGTCTCGATTCCTGAGCTGGAAACTTGGATCGAAACTTGGACGTTTTCCGAAACGATCCACTCACGTTCTTATACGCATATTATCCGTAATATCGTCAATGATCCGTCGATTGTGTTTGACGATATCGTGACTAACGAAGAAATTATTAAACGCGCGAAAGATATTTCTTGCTACTACGATGATTTAATTCGAGATTCGCAACTTTATACACTCTACGGAGAAGGTTGCTATACGGTGGACGGCAAGCAATACCAAGTGACGTTACGCAACCTAAAACGCCAACTTTATTTATGCTTAATGAGTGTGAACGTGCTGGAAGCGATTCGTTTTTACGTATCGTTCGCTTGTTCTTTTGCGTTTGCCGAGCGTCAGTTAATGGAAGGTAACGCTAAAATTATTAAATTTATCGCACGTGATGAATATCTACATTTAACCGGCACACAAAATATGTTGAACATTATGGCATCCGGACAAGATGATCCGGAAATGGCACAAATTGCCGAAGAATGTAAACAAGAAGCTTATGAGCTTTTTGTAGCGGCGGCAGAACAAGAAAAAGAATGGGCGGCGTATTTATTTAAAGACGGTTCAATGATTGGTTTGAATGAAGATATTTTGGTGAAATATGTCGAATACATTACCAATATTCGAATGCAAGCGGTCGGATTACCCCGCCCTTTTGCAACTTCTTCAAATCCGATTCCTTGGATTAACGCTTGGTTGGTGTCCGATAACGTACAAGTTGCACCGCAAGAAGTCGAAGTCAGTTCCTATCTAGTCGGGCAAATCGATGCTAAGGTAGATACCGACGATTTCGATAATTTTGAACTCTAA